In the Paenibacillus sp. FSL H7-0357 genome, one interval contains:
- a CDS encoding MarR family winged helix-turn-helix transcriptional regulator, with the protein MIDPQQTSEVYHSFFAVSRQLKKLAHQSAAKLGLTVHQIGILNSIQDNPGQSQKEVTERLVFAKSRVSTHIDALAEKNLVTRVISEQDRRETKLYITPAGEELCKRYNGEAFSYKVLGSALEQFSGEEIDTLLRMNRQLLDKLAQAQEQET; encoded by the coding sequence ATGATTGATCCGCAGCAGACGAGTGAGGTTTATCATTCCTTTTTCGCGGTGTCCCGCCAGCTCAAGAAGCTTGCACACCAAAGTGCAGCAAAGCTGGGGCTGACGGTGCATCAGATCGGCATCCTGAACTCTATTCAAGACAATCCGGGCCAATCACAGAAGGAAGTTACTGAACGGCTGGTTTTTGCCAAGAGCCGGGTAAGCACTCACATTGATGCTCTGGCAGAGAAAAATTTGGTCACCCGGGTCATTTCCGAACAGGACCGCAGAGAAACCAAACTATATATTACTCCTGCCGGAGAAGAGCTGTGCAAGCGGTACAACGGGGAGGCTTTTTCCTATAAAGTACTGGGATCGGCACTGGAGCAGTTTTCCGGGGAAGAGATTGACACCCTCCTGCGGATGAACAGACAACTGCTCGACAAGCTGGCGCAGGCACAGGAGCAAGAGACTTAA
- a CDS encoding GNAT family N-acetyltransferase: MNIDQKGFEVKGLSYIIRSADPTDAANLSILRLQIDGETENMDRVQGEGVIDTSGFEQLIARDTEDERNLFLVAEAEGKIVAFSRCEGNHLTRFSHKVEFGICAAREYWGFGIGKHLLEQSLAWADANGITKIILYVLETNEKAVQLYKKFGFEIEGVITKDRILSDGNYYNTIVMGRFKL; encoded by the coding sequence ATGAACATTGACCAAAAAGGTTTTGAGGTAAAAGGCTTAAGCTACATTATCAGATCCGCCGACCCTACAGATGCAGCGAATTTATCGATATTAAGGCTGCAGATTGACGGCGAAACCGAAAATATGGACAGAGTTCAGGGTGAGGGAGTTATCGATACTTCCGGCTTTGAACAATTGATCGCCCGGGATACGGAAGATGAAAGAAACTTATTTTTAGTGGCGGAAGCTGAAGGCAAAATTGTGGCATTTTCGAGATGTGAGGGGAATCATCTTACAAGATTCTCGCATAAAGTGGAATTCGGAATCTGTGCAGCGCGGGAGTATTGGGGGTTTGGCATCGGGAAACATCTTTTGGAACAGTCGCTTGCTTGGGCGGATGCGAACGGAATCACTAAGATCATATTATATGTATTGGAAACAAACGAAAAAGCGGTGCAGCTGTATAAAAAGTTCGGATTTGAAATCGAAGGGGTCATCACGAAGGACCGGATTCTTTCTGACGGCAACTACTATAACACGATAGTTATGGGAAGGTTTAAGTTATAA
- the thiE gene encoding thiamine phosphate synthase has protein sequence MKRIDSEEMRRLLKLYFIMGSVNCRISPADTLTQAIEGGITQFQFREKGPGALTGTAAFDLAKQLQQICREHRIPFIVNDNIELAIALDADGVHVGQEDEPARSIRQRLGDHKIIGVSAHTQPEARQAIADGADYLGVGPVYPTSSKDDAEAVQGTRVIEELRRCGLTIPLVGIGGITPGNAQPVIGAGADGASVISAIARADDISAAAKNLLQIIRYT, from the coding sequence ATGAAGAGAATCGACAGCGAAGAGATGCGCAGGCTCCTGAAGCTGTACTTTATAATGGGCAGTGTCAACTGCCGGATTTCACCAGCAGACACATTGACCCAGGCCATTGAAGGCGGAATTACGCAGTTTCAGTTCCGGGAAAAAGGCCCCGGGGCGCTGACCGGAACAGCAGCATTCGATCTGGCCAAACAACTTCAGCAGATATGCCGGGAGCATCGTATCCCCTTCATCGTGAACGATAATATTGAGCTGGCAATCGCGCTTGATGCCGACGGTGTCCATGTGGGACAAGAGGATGAGCCGGCCCGCTCCATCCGTCAGCGGCTCGGTGATCACAAGATCATCGGCGTCTCCGCCCATACACAGCCTGAAGCCCGGCAGGCCATCGCCGATGGTGCAGACTACCTCGGAGTTGGCCCGGTCTATCCGACCTCCTCCAAAGACGATGCCGAGGCGGTGCAAGGCACCCGGGTCATTGAAGAGCTGCGGCGCTGCGGCCTTACTATCCCGCTGGTAGGCATTGGTGGAATTACGCCGGGTAATGCCCAGCCGGTTATCGGAGCCGGAGCCGATGGAGCATCCGTCATCTCAGCCATTGCCCGGGCGGATGACATTAGCGCAGCTGCAAAAAATTTGTTGCAGATTATCCGGTATACATGA
- the thiD gene encoding bifunctional hydroxymethylpyrimidine kinase/phosphomethylpyrimidine kinase: MTKVFKALTIAGSDSGGGAGIQADLKTFQELGVYGMSALTAVTAQNTLGVQGVYPLGSEAVTAQLDSVGSDLQPDAVKTGMLFSGEIIRAVAGKVRQYGWDKLVVDPVMIAKGGSPLLQQEAVQALITDLLPLSLVATPNIPEAESLTGMKISGLADRERAAVLIHSMGARVVVLKGGHDDGTTGVLDLLYDGNEFIYLESPRISTRHTHGTGCTFSAAAAAGLAQGNTVKEAIHTAKAFIHAAIEDSLGIGAGHGPTNHFAYGNRMRGNVR, from the coding sequence ATGACAAAAGTATTCAAAGCGCTGACAATCGCCGGCTCCGACAGCGGCGGCGGCGCAGGCATCCAGGCCGATCTGAAAACATTCCAGGAGCTTGGCGTGTACGGCATGTCGGCACTTACAGCAGTGACTGCACAGAATACTCTCGGAGTACAAGGCGTATATCCGCTCGGATCGGAGGCTGTTACCGCGCAGCTTGATTCCGTCGGAAGCGATCTGCAGCCGGATGCGGTCAAGACCGGCATGCTTTTTAGCGGTGAAATCATCCGCGCCGTTGCCGGTAAAGTACGCCAGTATGGCTGGGATAAGCTGGTGGTTGACCCGGTTATGATCGCCAAAGGCGGCTCACCGCTGCTGCAGCAGGAAGCCGTGCAGGCGCTGATTACCGATTTGCTGCCGCTCTCCCTGGTGGCAACACCTAATATACCGGAAGCGGAAAGTCTGACCGGGATGAAGATTTCCGGCTTGGCGGACCGTGAACGGGCAGCGGTGCTCATCCATTCCATGGGCGCCCGCGTTGTTGTTCTAAAGGGCGGCCATGATGACGGAACGACAGGAGTCCTCGATCTGCTGTATGACGGTAACGAGTTTATCTATCTGGAAAGCCCGCGCATTTCCACGCGGCATACCCATGGAACGGGCTGCACCTTCTCTGCGGCAGCGGCGGCCGGATTAGCACAGGGTAACACCGTTAAGGAAGCAATCCATACCGCGAAAGCTTTCATCCATGCGGCCATCGAAGACAGTCTTGGCATTGGAGCGGGACATGGGCCTACAAATCATTTTGCTTATGGCAACAGAATGCGGGGAAATGTGAGATGA
- the thiM gene encoding hydroxyethylthiazole kinase, producing MSYLAKVREANPLVHNITNIVVANFTANGLLALGASPFMADAHEEVADIAAMSGAVVLNIGTLNEHAITSMVLAGQAAGRHKVPLVLDPVGAGATAYRTEVTHKLVQELRITALRGNVAEVAHVAGESWAIKGVDAGAGDGDVIALANKAARKLECVVIITGKDDVITDGISTYVVSNGDPILTKVTGTGCLLSAVVGAFLAVSGGSWLEAAAEALSFYGVAAEIAAERTALKGPGAFQIEFLNQLALVTPDTYKERSRVQLLTL from the coding sequence ATGAGTTATTTAGCTAAAGTACGTGAAGCCAATCCGCTTGTGCACAACATCACCAACATTGTGGTGGCCAATTTTACCGCCAACGGGCTGTTGGCCCTGGGCGCTTCGCCCTTCATGGCCGATGCCCATGAGGAGGTGGCGGACATCGCCGCGATGTCGGGAGCTGTTGTGCTTAACATCGGCACGCTGAACGAGCATGCCATCACCTCGATGGTGCTGGCCGGGCAAGCGGCTGGGCGCCATAAGGTACCGCTGGTGCTGGACCCCGTTGGAGCCGGTGCTACCGCCTACCGCACCGAGGTCACGCATAAGCTGGTCCAGGAGCTGCGCATTACCGCCCTGCGCGGCAATGTTGCTGAGGTGGCCCATGTTGCCGGGGAAAGCTGGGCCATCAAGGGCGTTGACGCCGGTGCCGGCGATGGCGATGTCATCGCTTTGGCGAATAAAGCGGCACGAAAGCTGGAATGTGTGGTCATCATTACCGGGAAAGATGATGTAATTACCGACGGCATCAGCACCTACGTCGTCAGCAACGGTGATCCCATCCTGACCAAAGTCACCGGTACGGGCTGCTTGCTCAGCGCCGTAGTCGGAGCTTTTCTGGCGGTCAGCGGCGGCTCATGGCTGGAAGCGGCTGCCGAGGCGCTCTCCTTCTATGGTGTCGCGGCCGAGATCGCAGCCGAACGGACAGCTCTTAAAGGCCCCGGCGCCTTCCAAATTGAATTTCTCAACCAGCTGGCCCTGGTCACTCCAGACACCTACAAGGAGAGATCACGGGTACAGCTGCTCACACTATAA
- a CDS encoding ABC transporter substrate-binding protein: MTHPELYRNHSTHKKSHRLIPYLLLLCLLTLLSGCASAKDPDTSAASSENSSGKPHKLTIMLDWYPNAVHSFLYAAQQNGYFAEEGLEVDIQMPADSNDALKLVAAGKVDLALSYQPQVLMARSEGIPVKSVAALVRHPLNHLLVPAESGITGPKELTGKNAGYSSIPLYEAMLRTMVKYDGGDPASLNLIDVGFDLIPALSTGRADGIIGGFINHEALILEKEGHPVTSFDPTDYGVPDYYELVLVASEQGLLDKEDDYRKFMNAARKGQQFVQEQPQQALEILFAHEDATAPLDQAIETKSLEILLPLMDAGKLPFGQQEEKSWENVHTWLSENGLLSGETDSKDAFVNL; this comes from the coding sequence ATGACCCATCCTGAGCTGTATCGCAATCATTCCACACATAAGAAATCACACCGACTTATTCCATACTTATTGTTGTTATGCCTGCTTACCCTCTTAAGCGGCTGCGCCAGCGCAAAAGACCCGGATACCTCCGCCGCTTCTTCAGAGAATTCCAGCGGCAAACCGCACAAGCTGACTATAATGCTCGACTGGTATCCGAACGCAGTTCATTCCTTCCTGTATGCTGCTCAGCAGAATGGCTATTTTGCCGAAGAAGGGCTGGAGGTGGACATTCAAATGCCGGCGGACAGCAATGATGCTTTGAAGCTTGTCGCCGCAGGTAAAGTCGATCTGGCTCTCAGCTACCAACCACAGGTATTAATGGCGCGGAGTGAAGGAATACCTGTAAAATCTGTCGCAGCGCTCGTAAGGCATCCGCTCAATCATCTTCTGGTCCCCGCAGAGAGCGGGATAACCGGCCCGAAAGAACTCACAGGCAAAAATGCCGGATACTCCTCCATTCCCCTGTATGAAGCGATGCTCCGGACAATGGTCAAATACGACGGAGGCGATCCGGCTTCACTGAACCTGATTGATGTTGGATTCGATCTTATTCCTGCTCTTTCTACCGGACGCGCAGACGGCATTATCGGCGGATTTATTAATCATGAGGCATTGATATTGGAAAAAGAAGGCCACCCCGTCACTTCATTCGATCCGACGGACTACGGAGTACCGGACTATTATGAGCTTGTGCTTGTTGCCAGTGAACAGGGCTTGTTGGATAAGGAGGATGACTACCGGAAGTTCATGAATGCGGCACGCAAAGGACAGCAATTCGTACAGGAGCAGCCTCAGCAGGCACTTGAAATATTGTTTGCACACGAAGATGCTACCGCCCCGCTCGACCAAGCAATCGAGACAAAAAGTCTGGAAATCCTTCTGCCGCTGATGGATGCAGGAAAACTGCCTTTTGGACAGCAGGAGGAGAAATCCTGGGAGAACGTGCACACGTGGCTGTCCGAGAACGGACTGTTGAGCGGAGAAACGGACAGCAAGGATGCTTTTGTTAATCTGTAG
- a CDS encoding ABC transporter permease, with amino-acid sequence MRALWYKKQLRTYGPFLLLVVLLIAAWEITAQLNMIPSFILPGPSAIWTALIEKRGLLFGEHLPATLQETLIGFALSVVCGTLLGTGMHMFAPLAKALYPMLIISQTIPLIALSPIFIMWFGYTLWGKVAVVFLTAFFPVVVAVYDGLRQSGSLYRDLLLTLGANRWQILRKTQIPLALPSFFSGLKLSIVYCVIGATIGEWLGGSRGLGYFSRRMAGNLQSAEMFAAVLLLSALGVALFLSIAVLEKLILQKRGFYR; translated from the coding sequence ATGAGAGCTCTATGGTATAAGAAACAGCTGCGGACTTATGGCCCCTTTCTACTGCTTGTGGTGCTGCTTATTGCGGCATGGGAGATCACAGCACAGCTGAACATGATCCCTTCATTTATTCTCCCGGGGCCAAGTGCAATTTGGACAGCGCTGATTGAAAAGCGGGGGCTGCTGTTCGGAGAGCATTTGCCCGCCACGTTGCAGGAGACACTGATCGGGTTTGCCCTCTCGGTTGTCTGCGGAACACTGCTGGGTACCGGCATGCATATGTTCGCTCCGCTCGCCAAAGCACTTTATCCCATGCTGATTATCAGCCAGACCATTCCGCTGATCGCGCTCTCACCTATTTTTATTATGTGGTTCGGCTATACCCTGTGGGGCAAGGTTGCTGTCGTCTTTCTGACTGCCTTTTTTCCTGTTGTGGTAGCCGTCTATGACGGTCTGCGGCAAAGCGGCAGCCTGTACAGAGACCTTCTCCTGACGCTTGGGGCAAACCGCTGGCAGATATTGCGCAAGACGCAGATTCCGCTGGCGCTGCCCTCCTTTTTCTCCGGACTTAAGCTTTCTATCGTCTACTGTGTGATCGGAGCGACGATCGGGGAATGGCTGGGCGGCAGCCGGGGGCTTGGTTATTTCAGCCGCCGGATGGCCGGCAATCTGCAAAGTGCAGAAATGTTCGCCGCCGTATTGCTGCTGTCCGCTTTGGGTGTAGCCTTGTTTCTCAGTATCGCTGTGCTCGAAAAACTCATTTTGCAGAAAAGAGGATTTTACCGATGA
- a CDS encoding ABC transporter ATP-binding protein, producing MLTITNLAYSFAATRNPVFSGLSMTVRQGEFISVVGASGCGKSTLFKIIAGLLEPSGGEITVHGRCSRSTRSRLGQIAYMPQQDLLLPWRTVLDNCLLPWELKQDSSRHEALARIRGMLGRFGLSGKENAYPQELSGGMRQRVALLRTLAAGNELLLLDEPFGALDAITKREMHRWLLELWGGLDKSVLFITHDLEEALLLSDRIYLMTGGSGGGLQELIVTLPRPRHYKMNYEPQFVALREDLECRLHESSMV from the coding sequence ATGCTCACTATAACCAACCTGGCTTATTCGTTTGCAGCGACTAGGAATCCGGTATTCTCCGGTCTTTCAATGACCGTCCGCCAAGGCGAATTCATTTCCGTTGTTGGAGCCAGCGGCTGCGGGAAAAGCACACTGTTCAAAATCATTGCCGGCCTGCTCGAGCCGTCCGGCGGTGAAATAACCGTACATGGACGCTGCTCTCGTTCGACACGCTCGCGGCTTGGACAGATCGCTTATATGCCGCAGCAGGACCTGCTGCTGCCTTGGAGGACCGTGCTGGACAATTGCCTGCTTCCCTGGGAGCTGAAGCAGGACTCTAGCCGGCACGAGGCACTCGCCCGGATCCGCGGAATGCTCGGCCGCTTTGGCCTTTCCGGCAAGGAAAATGCTTATCCGCAGGAGCTGTCCGGCGGGATGCGCCAGCGGGTCGCCCTGCTGCGCACACTAGCTGCTGGCAACGAACTGCTGCTGCTTGACGAACCGTTTGGAGCGCTGGACGCGATCACCAAACGGGAGATGCACCGCTGGCTGCTGGAGCTGTGGGGCGGGCTCGATAAGTCCGTTCTGTTCATCACTCATGATCTTGAAGAAGCGCTGCTGCTCAGCGACCGGATTTATTTGATGACCGGCGGCTCTGGCGGCGGGCTGCAGGAGCTGATCGTCACTTTGCCGAGACCCAGACATTACAAAATGAATTATGAACCGCAGTTTGTTGCCCTGCGGGAGGATTTGGAGTGTAGATTGCATGAGAGCTCTATGGTATAA
- a CDS encoding amino acid ABC transporter substrate-binding protein — MKKLSLTILLLLTLLPAGACGNNNNTAPAATAAPTEGAAPAGQNSLEAVKASGKLRIGTEGTYAPFTFHDAEGKLTGFDVEIAKEITKRLGVEPEFVETQWDGLFAGMDAKRFDTIFNEVSITDERKVKYDFSEPYIVSKGVLIVREDNQDITAFADLKGKKAGQSLTSNLSDIARENGAEIVAVDGFNQAIDLLTSGRIDATVNDGLSYLDLKKQKPDAKIKQVDETAEGSQSAAVFLKGNEELVNAVSNALAEMKSDGTYLKISEKYFGADVSK; from the coding sequence ATGAAGAAGCTTAGTCTGACTATCCTGCTGCTGCTAACTCTGCTGCCGGCAGGGGCATGCGGCAATAATAACAATACAGCGCCTGCGGCTACTGCCGCGCCCACAGAAGGAGCGGCTCCGGCCGGGCAGAACTCACTGGAAGCTGTTAAAGCGAGTGGCAAGCTGCGTATTGGTACGGAAGGGACATATGCTCCGTTTACTTTTCATGATGCAGAGGGCAAGCTTACCGGTTTTGATGTGGAGATTGCCAAGGAGATTACGAAACGGCTGGGGGTGGAACCCGAATTTGTAGAAACCCAATGGGATGGCCTGTTTGCCGGCATGGATGCCAAACGTTTTGATACGATATTCAACGAGGTTTCGATCACGGATGAACGCAAGGTGAAATATGATTTCTCTGAGCCGTATATCGTCTCTAAGGGAGTGCTGATCGTGCGCGAGGATAACCAGGATATTACAGCCTTCGCGGATCTTAAAGGGAAGAAGGCAGGTCAATCGCTGACCAGCAACCTGTCCGATATCGCCCGGGAGAACGGTGCGGAGATCGTCGCTGTGGATGGCTTCAACCAGGCCATAGACCTGCTGACCTCCGGCCGGATTGATGCGACCGTAAATGACGGCTTGTCCTATCTCGACTTAAAGAAGCAAAAACCAGATGCAAAGATCAAACAGGTGGATGAAACGGCCGAGGGGTCGCAAAGTGCGGCAGTTTTCCTCAAAGGAAACGAAGAGCTGGTTAATGCTGTCAGCAATGCGCTGGCTGAAATGAAGAGCGATGGAACCTATCTGAAAATATCGGAGAAGTACTTTGGGGCGGATGTGTCCAAATAA
- a CDS encoding amino acid ABC transporter permease produces MDDRKIGIFMDSLLPLFKAGVAYTLPLALVSFALGLLLAVLTALFRLSSWRIPKLIARFYVWVIRGTPLLVQLFIIFYGLPAAGIVLDPFIAAVIGFTLSVGAYSSEIVRAAILSIHKGQWEAAFSVGMSRGQALRRIILPQAARVSVPPLSNSFISLVKDTSLAASITYVEMFKTAQQITATTYEPLLLYSEAALFYLLFCSVLSALQNVLEQRFDRYSAR; encoded by the coding sequence ATGGATGACCGGAAAATTGGGATTTTCATGGATTCACTGCTGCCCCTGTTTAAAGCGGGGGTGGCTTATACCCTTCCGCTGGCGCTTGTTTCCTTTGCGCTTGGATTGCTGCTAGCTGTTCTTACCGCGCTGTTCCGTCTCTCCTCATGGAGAATCCCGAAGCTGATTGCCCGGTTCTACGTCTGGGTTATCCGCGGAACACCGCTGCTGGTACAGCTCTTTATTATCTTTTATGGACTTCCGGCGGCAGGGATTGTGCTGGATCCTTTTATTGCCGCTGTAATCGGTTTTACACTCAGTGTTGGAGCCTATTCTTCGGAAATCGTCCGGGCAGCCATCCTGTCCATACATAAAGGCCAGTGGGAAGCTGCCTTTTCCGTCGGAATGAGCCGGGGGCAGGCACTGCGGCGGATTATTCTGCCTCAAGCGGCGCGTGTATCGGTTCCGCCCTTGTCGAACTCTTTTATCAGTCTCGTAAAGGATACCTCCCTGGCGGCAAGCATTACGTACGTAGAGATGTTCAAAACAGCGCAGCAGATCACGGCGACCACCTACGAACCGCTGCTGCTCTATAGTGAGGCTGCATTATTCTACCTGCTGTTCTGCTCCGTGCTGTCCGCGCTGCAAAATGTCCTGGAACAGCGGTTTGACCGTTATTCGGCGAGATAA
- a CDS encoding amino acid ABC transporter ATP-binding protein, translated as MIEIRGLHKSFGSLQVLKGIDLSMEHGKVLVIIGPSGSGKTTLLRCFNLLEIPDQGSLSLGGLNLEFTQNRKIPHNTLMALRQKTGMVFQSYNLFPHMTALDNVMEGQVTVQKRSKGEARKRGIELLAKVGLSDKVEAYPHQLSGGQQQRVAIARAMAVDPEVLLFDEPTSALDPELVGEVLKVIKQLAAEGMTMVIVTHEMKFAADVADRIILMDNGVILEQGTPQQVLEQTENPRALQFLNRLSGDDL; from the coding sequence TTGATTGAAATTCGCGGCCTGCACAAATCCTTCGGTTCGCTACAGGTGTTAAAAGGTATCGACCTCAGCATGGAGCATGGCAAGGTTCTGGTGATTATCGGGCCCTCCGGCTCCGGCAAAACAACGCTGCTTCGCTGTTTTAATCTGCTGGAAATACCGGATCAGGGCAGCCTGTCGCTGGGGGGATTAAACCTTGAATTTACGCAAAACAGGAAAATTCCGCATAACACACTGATGGCCCTCCGTCAAAAAACAGGGATGGTTTTTCAGTCCTATAACCTGTTTCCGCATATGACTGCGCTTGACAATGTAATGGAGGGGCAGGTTACTGTACAGAAACGCAGCAAGGGGGAAGCCAGGAAGCGGGGGATAGAGCTGCTGGCCAAGGTTGGCCTCAGTGATAAAGTGGAGGCTTACCCCCATCAGCTGTCCGGCGGCCAGCAGCAGCGTGTGGCCATTGCCCGGGCGATGGCGGTCGATCCCGAAGTGCTGCTGTTCGATGAGCCGACTTCAGCACTCGATCCTGAACTGGTGGGCGAGGTGCTGAAGGTCATCAAGCAGCTTGCAGCTGAAGGCATGACAATGGTGATCGTCACCCATGAGATGAAGTTTGCTGCCGATGTGGCCGACCGGATCATCCTGATGGACAACGGTGTGATCCTGGAACAGGGAACTCCGCAGCAGGTGCTGGAGCAGACGGAGAATCCGCGGGCCCTGCAGTTTCTGAACCGGCTGAGCGGTGATGATTTATGA
- a CDS encoding S-layer homology domain-containing protein: protein MKLKKSAFAVITTVSLLSFSLGGQMFAAGGSFKDIDNVAGKSKINSLKEQGLIKGISDTQFLPGAKVTTAQGVQFITGGLQLSLAAIDFNKAPLASAIFSKVKDKTWYAEAFVNAHYNDVDIPADIDPSKLITKEMFTNLLVQGVEKVGNLPLINIVPVDIADEAALEPSYQGSIQRSLKYKINTLDANGKFNPKSELTRAEAAVMLYNALEYLNSVNDASTQN from the coding sequence ATGAAACTGAAAAAAAGTGCTTTTGCAGTGATAACAACCGTATCACTTCTCTCCTTCTCGCTGGGAGGACAGATGTTTGCTGCTGGCGGCAGCTTTAAAGATATTGACAACGTAGCCGGAAAGTCCAAAATCAACTCCCTGAAGGAACAAGGTCTCATTAAAGGCATCTCCGATACCCAGTTTCTGCCTGGTGCCAAAGTGACCACAGCACAAGGCGTGCAGTTTATCACTGGTGGACTTCAACTCAGTCTGGCTGCCATTGATTTCAACAAGGCACCTCTGGCCAGCGCTATATTCTCCAAGGTAAAAGACAAAACCTGGTATGCGGAAGCTTTCGTCAACGCCCATTACAACGACGTTGATATTCCTGCAGATATCGATCCTTCCAAGCTAATTACTAAGGAGATGTTCACCAACCTGCTCGTTCAGGGCGTGGAGAAGGTTGGCAATCTGCCACTGATCAATATTGTTCCTGTAGATATCGCTGATGAAGCTGCACTGGAGCCTTCCTACCAAGGCAGCATACAGCGTTCGCTGAAATACAAGATCAACACGCTTGATGCAAATGGCAAGTTTAATCCGAAAAGCGAGCTCACCCGCGCCGAAGCGGCTGTTATGCTGTACAATGCACTGGAATATCTGAATTCAGTCAATGATGCATCCACGCAGAACTAA
- a CDS encoding AraC family transcriptional regulator, whose product MDYYFRIQQSLDYIEEHLQEELRIAEIAARAYFSAFHFQRMFLAISGFTVNEYIRKRRLSEAANRLRGSNESVLQIALCFQYQSQEAFTRAFQSFAGLTPGRYRKTADVIQGQPVINFLELQKKTKGDVHEMDKPTLIHWEGTKIIGVEYKTNLNEDAHYKDIPGFYDDFGRNGRFMAIPEKQSPGMSYGIACHYQENGDFSFIIGEAVADTAEVPAEAYVQFDIPAGNYAMFKAHGPAGLSQSTRDYIYGTWLPNTNYERREGPDFEITDVLNSAYPDNMRITIYIPVD is encoded by the coding sequence ATGGACTATTACTTCAGAATCCAGCAGTCGCTCGACTACATTGAAGAACATCTGCAGGAGGAACTGCGGATTGCAGAGATTGCCGCCCGGGCTTATTTCTCGGCATTTCATTTCCAGCGGATGTTCCTGGCGATCTCCGGCTTCACTGTCAACGAGTACATTCGCAAACGAAGATTGTCTGAGGCGGCTAACCGCCTGCGTGGAAGCAACGAAAGCGTACTGCAAATCGCCCTGTGTTTTCAGTACCAGTCCCAGGAAGCGTTCACCCGGGCTTTTCAAAGCTTTGCCGGCCTGACGCCCGGTAGATACCGCAAAACTGCAGACGTTATCCAAGGACAGCCTGTCATCAATTTTCTGGAACTCCAAAAAAAAACCAAAGGAGATGTACACGAAATGGACAAACCAACTCTGATCCACTGGGAAGGAACAAAGATTATCGGCGTAGAGTACAAAACGAATCTAAATGAAGACGCGCATTACAAGGATATTCCCGGATTCTATGATGACTTTGGAAGAAACGGGCGGTTCATGGCTATTCCGGAAAAACAGTCACCGGGGATGTCCTACGGCATCGCCTGCCACTATCAGGAGAACGGAGACTTCTCATTTATCATCGGTGAAGCGGTAGCGGATACAGCAGAAGTTCCAGCGGAAGCTTATGTCCAATTTGATATCCCGGCAGGAAACTATGCCATGTTCAAGGCCCATGGCCCAGCCGGGTTGAGCCAGTCAACCCGAGACTATATCTACGGAACCTGGCTGCCGAACACCAATTATGAACGGCGGGAGGGGCCGGACTTTGAAATTACGGATGTGTTGAACTCAGCGTATCCTGATAATATGCGAATAACTATTTATATTCCTGTAGATTAA
- a CDS encoding Fur family transcriptional regulator, producing the protein MNPIANISQQFAAQNYKLTPQREAIVKVLLDNEEEHLSVEEVYMRVKTSYPHLGLATVYRTLELLCELHIVEKMNFGDGVARYDLRDDHAHMHHHLICNVCGRLEEIKEDWLLELERRLEVEYGFKVTDHRLDFKGTYKTCKQNGCKADKQKQAVS; encoded by the coding sequence ATGAACCCAATTGCGAATATCAGCCAACAGTTTGCTGCGCAAAACTATAAATTGACGCCCCAGCGTGAGGCTATCGTGAAGGTGCTGCTTGATAATGAGGAAGAGCATTTAAGTGTGGAAGAGGTATACATGCGTGTGAAAACGAGTTATCCTCATTTGGGGCTGGCAACGGTATACCGGACTTTGGAGCTGCTATGTGAGCTGCATATTGTAGAAAAGATGAATTTCGGCGATGGCGTGGCCCGTTATGATCTGCGGGATGATCATGCCCACATGCATCATCATCTGATCTGCAATGTGTGCGGAAGGCTGGAAGAAATCAAGGAAGACTGGCTGCTGGAGCTGGAAAGACGGCTGGAAGTGGAGTACGGATTTAAAGTCACCGATCACAGGCTCGACTTCAAAGGCACTTACAAGACATGCAAGCAGAACGGCTGTAAGGCGGACAAGCAAAAACAGGCGGTATCCTAA